The following nucleotide sequence is from Pangasianodon hypophthalmus isolate fPanHyp1 chromosome 8, fPanHyp1.pri, whole genome shotgun sequence.
TGAGCTTATGCTGGAATTTACTCCAAAATATGTCAAAGGAGCTATCTTTTTCCtgataaaaacagcagatgagtcGATCAATATTTGCGTAAGTGGTTTGAACTTTCTGAacaacccccaccccccactgattttctccctaatttagtcatggccaattcccacccatcaggcaGCTTTCTGCTAttacatgacagctaccaaccagggaggacAAAGGCTATCGTGTGCTTCCTCCGaggcacgtgaagccagccacccACATCTTCTCAAAGTGGGGCTCATGCAACGTCAGAGGCATTAAAGGTATGATTATGGTAAAGTTTTGACTCCTAACACTTATATCAATGTAATAGCATAACGGTCGTATTGGTTATTTTGACCATTCGAATTTtcaatacatatttataaaataacactgaataagTTGAAATaacaacacagcacatcagATGTTTTCACAACTTGTCGTTCAGGGCTGCTGTACATTGCACATTTCTGTTCTGTAAgtgtaaatattcaaaatagCGCAGATAGGAAAGTTTGAAAAATTGGTGGACCGCTAACTCCTAAAACTGTTCTGTTAAGCTGTACTTCCATGGCCTGTCTATACTCACAGGACTGACAGGACTTTAAGGTCAGGGTTCAAGGATCAGGAGGGGGTGGGAAGGGTCATGGCACTCAGGACACAGAGCAGCAGACCCGCTGCTTTGTCCTTTTCACTAgggttgggggaaaaaaaatcaaatattcatcCCATTTACACCTGTTTGTTTCATGCATCTCGAGAATCGGGATTATCTCCAGATAGGGATTATCAACataaaaatatgtgtgtgaatacacctaaaatttaaaacatttaaatctgatcactcaaaccacccagagagcacagccccTCCCTCATAACCCGAGAGTCACTGCTGtattaaacagtttaaacaaCATCTTCTCATAAAGATCGACTGCTGACTTTTGTCTGGTTAGCAAGCTGACTATTTAAACATAATGGGTGTGTGCGAGTGATGCAACAGGCTGCCAGGTGACTTTCACATGACCTGAGTGCACACAGAAAGCTATTCTTTGCTGTTCAAATCCAGCTACAAAGGGTTTACCTGGGCCTTAATTACACAAAGCAACATCTCccgccactgtgtgtgtgtgtgtgtgtgtgtgagatcagatCAAGAGAGGATCAGCCAAACCCTGCTTATATAAGAACTGCAAGGATTAAACTATCCTCTCCCTTCCATGGAGCATTTACACAGAACAACCCTTACAGCATTCACCACACCTTTCTCCTGACTATCCTGAGGAACAAAAGACATATGATACTTTCTTTGACTACTGGAGCCATGCAGTTCATTCCACCATTTGTAGAAACATAATATATGTTCTACTGTCAGGACaaccagcattaaaaaaaaatgacataaagacaacaaagtgtttcttaTTGCATATAACATCACTGCATATTCATAATGTCCCATCATACTTTCGGACTGAGACACTTTGACTGAGAAGCCTGAGAGAAGTCCAGTAAACAGCAGCCTGCAGATCCTGGCAGTGATCAAACATGTTCTCTATAGTATGACACATGAAGCATGACCTTCACATGACcaacacataaacaaaacagGCGTTTGTCCTTGCTGTATCTGGACAACCAGTAACTGCTTCAAATCTACATATTGGAGAATGAAGGGGACATAGCCTTACCGTGTTTCTATTTCTGGAAGCCAACACAAGACTCACAAGACTAGACACAGGGCAGGACGTAACCTTATTTAGTAGAAAACTAAAAGGGCTACACTGGATTTACACTGTACTAGAcagcaacaaaagaaaaaatgaatcaGGATGAGACAGGACAGGGGCATGAAACTTTCCCTGGGATcacaaagaaaaagagggagTAAGGTAAAGGACCTGGGTATATACCTGTGCACTGGGGAAAGCCTTTGTTTGGAACTGCAGGTTGTAAACCTGAAATCAGGTTCTCTGTAGAGGACTTCTCTGGTGGTTtcgctgtaaacacacacaaacagacacatggACAACTTGATCTACGTGAACCATTCATTTTCATCCATCTTCCCTATTAAAACTACACTGATCTCACCATCCAGTTTGGCAAAGTCCTTGTTAAGAAGCTCTTCAGCTGTCAATTTGGAGAAGTTGTCATCACCAAACGGGTTCCAGGAAGGCTGTGCCCCAGCATCTGCCTTAGGGGCAGCAGACTGGGTACCAACCTCACCCGCTGGGTACACACTCTGCTGAGAGGAGCGGGGGGAGCCGGAGGGGGTGGTGCTGGCTGATCTGGAGCAGAAACACAAAGTGAGCATGCTCAGTTGTGGTCAGATTAAAAATGGAGGACTTTCAGGAAATTGTTTGCTAAATGACTGAGCAGTGGGATGGCAATCCATGGCAGGACTAGGGGCAGTGGAAGAGGCTCCATGGCTTCAACTAGCATGTGTACAGACGCTGTTATTGATGCCTACTCTGCTGTAGGAAATGTTTTGCTGactgagtggatggatggatggatagatggagcTCACTTGGACTTGTTGAGACTGGCTTCGGCAGCAGCTGCCTGCAATAGCTGAGTGGACTTGCTAACTGGAACTCCAAATATGGCACTGTGCGTGACGTCACTCAGAATGCGCCTGTGACCTCCACGAGAGGCCACCTTAGGAGATGAGGGCGGAGTCAAAGAGCCCACTTTATGGCCCGAACGCCCACCTGCAAATGGCTAAGCAGAGAAAACACTTCCCTTTAGTAAAGACATCTTGACATCATGAACAAAATCATTTGAGATGCAATCCCAATGAGAAAGGCCCAATCAATCTGGAAATGAAAGACGTTGGTTAGTGACAGCACATCAGTTCAGGAAGTCACATAAACAATTTGTTTATGCTTAGAAGGTCAAGGAAGAGAGAGGAATCAGAACAAAGAACCAGCTACTCTACTAAAGAACCACTGCTACCACTGATTACTGATTGATCATcatgacagaaacagaaagaaccCAGAGTAAAAATGGTTAAAGTTCACCTTTTAAACTTGTCAATTTCTAAGcaactatttaatatttaaaatatttgtatgtaaaGGGGAACTGCAGCCATGAAATGTTTGAAGGAACTGTTCCACTTGAGTTGTGTACCTAAATATGCCTTTGAGGTGTCCATTATTAGCATACAAAAATTTGTTGCCATCTGaactagcaaaaaaaatgacatgacatGCTATTCTTAAGGCTTGAGGATGACAGGCACACAAGAAGTGGAATATTCCAGGGAAATTTTCAGGAAGCTTGAACCCAGCAAAAGATCACTTCCAGCAGTTCTTGAATTACCATCTCCTCAGAATTCATGTCAGGAGCTGGTGCCCCCTGTAGGACTGGAGGTGAAGGAGGAGAAGCTTTAAAAGACGGAGGGCTAGAAGCAAGAAGATTAGCCACTGGCAGCTGCTGCTGGATTGGTGGAGGAGGAGCCATAGCTTTAATTTTTGTGTGTCCAGGGGCGGTCTGAGAATACTGCACAGGAGGGGCAGGGGCCATGGCTTTGGTTCTGGCCTGCACTGTGGCTGGTGGAGGAGTGTGTTGGGGATTCAGAAGGGGTGAAGGAGGATGAGGGGCCTTAGCTTTAGTTCTTGCCTGTGCAGATGTAGCAGATGGTGCAGGTGAGTTGGTGCTCTGACGATGGGGTGGGTAGAGATTCTGCACTTGGGGTGACAGCTAAAACCAGTAGATCAGGTCAAAACAGAAGGTTAAGTGGCTCaaatgataaatgcatggactgtGTCACCAGGAGCAAACTGCCATTTattatgtatggaataaaatgtaatagggcatgctgttataggaaaaaaaaaaaacaaggtggtgtgagttactgttaccaccccaaagttgatttttttcccataactgcatgacctgaagtgttttactcctcttactCCACATCAGcaaacttcaccatttcaatGACTACacatttttccttgttaaatgacatgtttttttaatctgtctatTATTacccttagattatgtgaaaaattgttactatagaataataatatacaataatatatcagaatgagcgcattaCTGTAAAGCTGTCTGTACtatacagctggcactactgtcagaactattacataaaattaatcaacatctggccaatcagattcgagaattcaacaaatGTTGTGTTATAACACATTATGTAACACTTTTATAGCAGTCAGTGCAAAGAACATGACTATAACCTGTACCTGCTGAGGAGGATAGAAACCTGCGGCTTGTGGCTGCACGAAAAGTTGCCCCTGCTGGGGTGTGGCTTGAGGgggagtgggcgtggcctgtatGGATGCAGGTGTGGCTTGCTGCTGAGAAACAGGACCAGGCTGCTGAGGCTTTTGTGGCTGAGAGGCAATGTTCATACCTGTAAGGCATTGcacattcataaatgttttaaagaaatactTTGATACatgaacagaattaaaaatagaacaaaaagaGTAGCTAGTGTCAAAGCAAGATTCACTATAAGGCCAatggtttgtggacacctgaacaattacacccatatgtgtttttttaaaaatacaatttcagattttttcccctttgctgttataatgacctccactcttctgggaaggatttcaaatagatgttggagcgtggctgtggggatttgctcattcagccacaagagcattagtgagatcaggcactgatgttggtgaggaggtctggggtgcagtcggtgttccagttcatcccaaaggtgttcaatggggttgaggtcagggctctgtgcaggacactcgagttcttccaatccaacccaaccttaacacaccatgtcttcatggagctcgctttgtgcacaggggcattgtcatgctggaacacgtttgggtctcttagttccagtgaagggaaattgtaattctacggCATACAAAGACGTTCTATAAAATTCTGTGCTTCCATGTTTGTGGTgacagtttgggaaagacccacgtacgggtgtgatggtcaggtgtccacatccGTTTGGCTTTATAGTGTATACTCACATGACATATAATCACTACAGGTGTACATTAAATATTTGATAATAATGGtactgaataattttttaagCGATTGTTCTCACATATAAATTTATGCATACAGGTTTCTATGAATCACTTTGAGATTCTAAGAACAagatacaactttttttttttagtttaatcgAAGTTTATTAATTGTATTAAGCAAAGTATAAATCatttgggggcatgctgttacacgAAAACAATCAAAGATTGGGTGTGAGGTGGTtaatgttaccaccccaaagttgattattttccaataagagcatgtattaagtgttttatttttctcacaacacagcaatttaccaacagtaacaatttttttaatttatacatattatacaaGTCAATGTGGAagttgttactaaagaaatgataatatattagaatgagtgtgttaataaTAAACCTTGCTGCTGGAACGACTGTGCTAGCCGTGCTGCtgtagacaattaatcaacaccttcagaccaaGCTAAACAAATTTCATACCAATGAAATCAAGGCAAAGTCAAAAATATTTAGCTCATTAATAGATTTGAAACTTGTAAAAGGATGCTCAGAAACAGATTAAACCTTGCAGTTGCACTTTAATTGTTGTGtgcatttggatttttttaaaatgttaagatGTTGAGCACTAATTCAAGTCTACTTCTAGTTGTCAGATTGCTGACCCTGGACCCTTTTATAGAAGCTCAAAAACACTTCGACCTCGTCTGACTCATACATTCCCAGTAAATACACTCCAACGGACCAGTCTGTGATCATTAGTGATGTGATATGGAAGGGCTCTAATGGctcctggattttttttaaaacagaaactcAAATGGCAACTCAGCAGGATTCTGGCTATTAAGGCTCAATAGCTGCAGAATATTATTAGCCAGGATTTAAAAAGCCCTCATTAGCCAGTGCTTAAAAAGACACATTGATTAAACCACTGGGATTACTAGAATTGATCAATTCAGTCAAAATTGGAAGGTTGTTGTGCCGTTCTTTAAGGGCTTAAGTAGGGGTATACCTACTGCTGCGTTCTGCTTCACCCTTCTCCAAGGCTATTTCTCCAAAACCTGTGCTCACCCTgaaagcatttttgtgtatttttgtgccAGATGATGCTGTAATCATTTGACTAAATTTGTTTCTGACTAAATCTGATCTGTCAAGTGAAGTCGCCTTTCTGCCAGCTGGATATTATTCCATTTTGGCTTGTTATAACCTAAGCTGAAAAGAACTACCCTGTTTCTTCTGTCAATTATGAACAAAATCCCCCCCGTGTTTaaactggcacacacacacacacacacacacacacacacacacaaacgtgtATTGTCTTTGGAACTTGAccctgtgtgtatttttacaaAATCTGTGTAAAGCTCAGCAGCTTCACTCACTGATAGGCTGTGCAGGTCCCGCTGGGGCATTGGCTCTCTTCCGGGGCGTGAGGGCAGGCTGTATGGGCAGCATGCCTGCGACCGGCTGAGCCTGGCCCGCTTTGGGCCGTTGCCGTGGCGCTATGGAGGTTTCCATGGTGGGGATTGGATCAGTGAGTCTAAGacagaaatcagaaaatacCTTGTATTGTACATTCTCATGGCACAAACATCTCAGTAGACATACATGTAGCCCGAGTGCTCTCTCACCTGGCTTTAGTCTGACTCTTCTTGGCAACTGCTTCACTCGCTCTGATTGGCTCTGGAAGCGTCGCAGGAATCTGAGAACTCTgggtggattaaaaaaaaagaaaagatcacAATCACCAATAAAATATCAATGAATATCATTATTAAATGACAGAATTAGTGTATGTTCAAGTtttgaatttatgaatttaaagGGAAAATCAAGTCTGAGCTTCAGAGGGGTCCAcgatttattttagaataattaaattctgtgtttttaatttaaaatgaatttcctCTACATGTTTGTCTAGattcactttggttaacggtatcctatattacccacaatgccgctcgactacctgctgatagtggtgcagtggtacTTAGCCCTCGCTTCTAcctgatgcagcggcgctttagtcctgtagtctgtccatctctctcacttcctcatctgtacaatCTGTTCAAACAGAGCAGCTACAAAAGCTTCAACTTCCACTCTAACACTGCCGATCACACTTGTTATCTCATAGATCATTAACTAGCTGAGTGCAACTGCGTCGTATAGCTGTACTGCATTCTGGGATTTTGAGTCCAGTGTTTTCATCAACGCCTCCCCTGTTTCTATGCTGGATGTTGCTATAAAATGGTGAGTAAGAAAAGAAGctgttgctcttttgtttttaggagctaataGCAAAACCTGAGTGTTATCCCTTATGTTCGAGATTGCTGaaattttttctcctattaaacaaaTCCACCACTTTACTTTTGTATTAGGAAGATCTGAGGGAGTTGCAAATGTTTTTCAACATAACCTTAAGACCGACATGAAGCACAAAAAACTGCACTGTGTGCCTTTACAAACCCCATGCACATTCTGGCAAAAGCCTGTTTTGTACCGGTGTAAGAAAAATCacagggtcagaggtcatgagGCCCAACAATGGCTGCTCCACTGTGTTTTTTTGAGTGCAGCATTCTCCACGTGCTGCTGTCAATGCCACTCGGCAGCCTCACCATCCCTAACATGCAAACTCAATGCATCCATTATACGTTCAACACAACATCGGGCCACTGGAACGCAGCCAAATGGCAGCGGAAACCTGCTTCCTCTGACTTCCTCCGAGGCAAAGCGACGATGATGCGCATGGAATAAATCTAACAGGAAATGGTTTTCAGGTTTAGCAGCACAACACAGGCGTTGATgagaaaagagcaaaaacagAGCAAAGACTCAGTGATCACACCCTTCAGGGGGTTCATAATAACAAACAACATGGCACTAAGCTGTTTTCACATTACTGCAGTAGTTATTCGCTTCATCAGCCAACttttgaaagaagaaaataataacaaaaaaataaaatcaacataaTTTCACACAAGCTATGACACTAATGTAGCTACCATGTACTTGAGGCTCACGACCATGTTAtcacactaaaaaaaacaaaaaacaaaaaaatcattcagcTCACATGGACGTTCTGTACTGGACAGTCTTTGCGTGCAAGCTTGAAGGCGAAATGAGACACCTGGTAGATATCAGGCCTTATGTCAGGGTCTGGCTCCAGCATGTAACCTGAAGACAGATAAGAGACGTTAAAgcatgaaagaaaagaacaaataaacaggaaacagacagatatgagaaaatgagaaacactgacaaagaaagacagaaagataaaaacagacacagacagacatgagATAGAAAGGTAGACATGAtttagatggacagacagatgggcagACAGATATGTGATAGACATTAAaatgatggacagacagacacacgagatagacagacagaaagacatgaGCCAGACAGACATCAaataggcagacagacagacctgagacagacacagacagacacagagagacagacatgatATAGatgagagatagatagacagacagatagacagatataagacagacagaaatgagaCAGACATAGACATATGGCTAAACAAacatgagacagacagactctCAAATGGAAAGACCAACATGagatagacagactgacagatggagagactgatgaacagacagatatgagatagacagacagaaggagagacagacagatggacaggcaGACatgagataaagagagacagactaatggatagatagacagacatgaaatatacagacagacaggcagtcagatatgagattgacagacagatatgagatagacagacagatatgagATAGACAGACATGATATCAACAGACAGATGGCAAGACGGACATACataagatagatagacagatggacagaccaATATGAGATATACAGATAgggagactgacagacagatatgagacagacagacagactacTAGATAGACATAcatgaaagacagacagatggtgAGACAGATGTACTGACTGATataagagatagagagatggacagacagactgccagatagacagacatgaaatagacagacagatggagagagacagacaggtaacaTCTGTAATCATGTGACTGAGTCTGGTTAATACTGACTGTTAATAGTGAGCAGACTGATGGTGAAACGTGTGACTCACGTATGAGGCAGTGCACGTCATGCGAGTAGCGCGAGTTGTCTGGGATGGTGAAGCTGCCGTCACAGATGGCCACCTGACTCTCTCCGAACGGCAACgtgaaaaaacacagcttataCAGCAAGCAGCCCAGAGCCTGTGgggagcaacacacacacacacacacacacacacacacacacacacacacacaattaaatcaACCACATCACCAGTCTGCCTCCTTAGCAAttatgagaaaagaaaacaagcacaAATGTGTCATATCAATTCTAGCACTAATGCAGACTGTGCAATTAAACATGTGAGCCAgcagtcatgtgtgtgtgtgtgtgtgtgtgtgtgtatagacatACAACAATCAAAGTACCACCAAGGCAGTAAAGCTAAATTACATTGGCTCTATAAATACAGAGCTCTACACAGTTCTCACCCAGATATCAGCTTTAGTGCTAATGACTTTCCCGCTGTACAGATTGACCATCTCTGGAGCTCTGTAGGACAGCGTGGTGTACCTgcagatcaacacacacatcacatcatacACCACCTGAGAGACAGCAGACAGCTCAACAAACAAGTAAGGTGAGGATAAAAACGCACTTCTTAATTTCCTCCTCTACGGCAGCCGCCCCCTCGGCCTGAGGGTCCTGGAACCTGTTGGTGGCGCTGCCAAAGTCGCACAGGACGTAATGACCACGGTCGTGCAGCAAAATATTCTCCacctgagacacagagagaaagaggataGACAGCATTAAAGAAACAGCTGGGTCAAAAAAAGTGTACACAATCATCCTGTTACTTCACACATAGTCCATTAGCTAAGTTCTAAAGATTCGCAATGGAGCTACAAGCCTAATGTTGCTAAGACTAGTTTATAGCCACCAATTTGGCAttgttaaaatcatttttaacgTACAACTCTGCCTTCACTTttggccacacctcctaccCGAGCATGATAATGTGCACAGCGCCACCATACTGTGTGTACCATGTTCTTGGATTTGACCCATTACAGTTTCCTTAGGTAGTATGCTCAGGGTCGTGTCTTGAAACTCTGCCCCAGTCTCAAATCTCTTGtagactggaacaggttttcttctaggattgcccTGAATTTGGCTCCAGCTGTCTTGCCCTCAAACCTGAACACTTTCTCAGTCcctgctgaagaaaagcatctaCACAATAtcatgctaccaccaccgtgcttcactgttacgatgatgataatgatcagggtgatgagcagcgctggtttctgccaaatgtagCACTTTTTGTCCCAAGACCAAAAAGTTCAGTTTTTGTCTCATCACACCAGAGAACCTTTTCTCACATGTTTTCCACatctttctttttacattttgttattttgtgggaaaaaaataaaaacaaaggacACTTAACCTGCACTCACCAACAAGTACTAAATTTGTGCAAAAACATGTGCCACGGTTATGCAAATAATTACTGCAGGTTATCGATCAATTTGTGCAGAGGTGTGGTGTATTTTGAACGCCAATGGCTGCTGTGCAAACACACCAATCAGGTCAACACATCTGGACTTATgtcaacatacagaatcaaGTCATGTACTCTCAAAGCGTTTAATCCTGTTTAACAGCTCGGTTTGAAGAAAGGGTGTGACGATGTGCAGTTGGCTTGGTCCTACACCGGTAGCTATAATCTCCTGATGCATTACATTTGGGTTAAGGggaaattatgaaattatccATTTAAGGAGGAAAAACAAGCTGACTGTAGTGGTTAAAGAAAAACTCCAGTGTTTTCCAATCTAATCTCCAGAATATCACAGAAAATGTGTGATTACcccagagagaaaaggagaaaaggacagaaaagCAGTTTACTACAAACTCACTTACTATGAAAGTCTAAGGGCAATTGTTGAATTTGtcaataaatttaat
It contains:
- the aak1a gene encoding AP2-associated protein kinase 1 isoform X7, with the translated sequence MKKFFDSRREAVSSGPGSGGAGAGGGAGSGGGGAFIGRVFTIGRYQVTVEETVAEGGFAIVFLVRTHQAVRCALKRMYVNNEHDLQVCKREIQIMRDLVGNKNIVGYLDSSITAVGSGDVWEVLILMDFCRGGQVVNLMNQRLQTGFSESEVLQIFCDTCEAVARLHQRKSPIVHRDLKVENILLHDRGHYVLCDFGSATNRFQDPQAEGAAAVEEEIKKYTTLSYRAPEMVNLYSGKVISTKADIWALGCLLYKLCFFTLPFGESQVAICDGSFTIPDNSRYSHDVHCLIRYMLEPDPDIRPDIYQVSHFAFKLARKDCPVQNVHSSQIPATLPEPIRASEAVAKKSQTKARLTDPIPTMETSIAPRQRPKAGQAQPVAGMLPIQPALTPRKRANAPAGPAQPISMNIASQPQKPQQPGPVSQQQATPASIQATPTPPQATPQQGQLFVQPQAAGFYPPQQLSPQVQNLYPPHRQSTNSPAPSATSAQARTKAKAPHPPSPLLNPQHTPPPATVQARTKAMAPAPPVQYSQTAPGHTKIKAMAPPPPIQQQLPVANLLASSPPSFKASPPSPPVLQGAPAPDMNSEEMPFAGGRSGHKVGSLTPPSSPKVASRGGHRRILSDVTHSAIFGVPVSKSTQLLQAAAAEASLNKSKSASTTPSGSPRSSQQSVYPAGEVGTQSAAPKADAGAQPSWNPFGDDNFSKLTAEELLNKDFAKLDAKPPEKSSTENLISGLQPAVPNKGFPQCTAGMDTLIPGLESLHTDPVLPAPDQNPDSQFDPIPVLISKTPSQEAKGKTNGYGELLGDEAENPTEDWMHSSDEDDEDEDERTGDARPSEASSLDCSGSRPLLQDFEEDEEQELDASGNLQTSSNLEPSDVPQSPLITHLPSQNHLIQLSEPDADVFSKAPFRVVQEDDSDVDVFANAPFPRPQASSQQPDVFLQAPFGKKKETWGTVYTHPVPQAGMQRSNMVPFNHGSHDQSVLDQVAPLPFRPQALAKYSRHYEGPEVNSDDPFLSAPFHRKGPQEKH
- the aak1a gene encoding AP2-associated protein kinase 1 isoform X2 — its product is MKKFFDSRREAVSSGPGSGGAGAGGGAGSGGGGAFIGRVFTIGRYQVTVEETVAEGGFAIVFLVRTHQAVRCALKRMYVNNEHDLQVCKREIQIMRDLVGNKNIVGYLDSSITAVGSGDVWEVLILMDFCRGGQVVNLMNQRLQTGFSESEVLQIFCDTCEAVARLHQRKSPIVHRDLKVENILLHDRGHYVLCDFGSATNRFQDPQAEGAAAVEEEIKKYTTLSYRAPEMVNLYSGKVISTKADIWALGCLLYKLCFFTLPFGESQVAICDGSFTIPDNSRYSHDVHCLIRYMLEPDPDIRPDIYQVSHFAFKLARKDCPVQNVHSSQIPATLPEPIRASEAVAKKSQTKARLTDPIPTMETSIAPRQRPKAGQAQPVAGMLPIQPALTPRKRANAPAGPAQPISMNIASQPQKPQQPGPVSQQQATPASIQATPTPPQATPQQGQLFVQPQAAGFYPPQQLSPQVQNLYPPHRQSTNSPAPSATSAQARTKAKAPHPPSPLLNPQHTPPPATVQARTKAMAPAPPVQYSQTAPGHTKIKAMAPPPPIQQQLPVANLLASSPPSFKASPPSPPVLQGAPAPDMNSEEMPFAGGRSGHKVGSLTPPSSPKVASRGGHRRILSDVTHSAIFGVPVSKSTQLLQAAAAEASLNKSKSASTTPSGSPRSSQQSVYPAGEVGTQSAAPKADAGAQPSWNPFGDDNFSKLTAEELLNKDFAKLDAKPPEKSSTENLISGLQPAVPNKGFPQCTEKLIEGLKSPEPSSSSSSSLLIPDIPLNDPFSPADSSRAGMDTLIPGLESLHTDPVLPDALGGGESLLGGPLLSHSSSGVQVLPSPMSSTPAQSLEQFIPAPLASAQLQPAPDQNPDSQFDPIPVLISKTPSQEAKGKTNGYGELLGDEAENPTEDWMHSSDEDDEDEDERTGDARPSEASSLDCSGSRPLLQDFEEDEEQELDASGNLQTSSNLEPSDVPQSPLITHLPSQNHLIQLSEPDADVFSKAPFRVVQEDDSDVDVFANAPFPRPQASSQQPDVFLQAPFGKKKETWGTVYTHPVPQAGMQRSNMVPFNHGSHDQSVLDQVAPLPFRPQALAKYSRHYEGPEVNSDDPFLSAPFHRKGPQEKH
- the aak1a gene encoding AP2-associated protein kinase 1 isoform X1; its protein translation is MKKFFDSRREAVSSGPGSGGAGAGGGAGSGGGGAFIGRVFTIGRYQVTVEETVAEGGFAIVFLVRTHQAVRCALKRMYVNNEHDLQVCKREIQIMRDLVGNKNIVGYLDSSITAVGSGDVWEVLILMDFCRGGQVVNLMNQRLQTGFSESEVLQIFCDTCEAVARLHQRKSPIVHRDLKVENILLHDRGHYVLCDFGSATNRFQDPQAEGAAAVEEEIKKYTTLSYRAPEMVNLYSGKVISTKADIWALGCLLYKLCFFTLPFGESQVAICDGSFTIPDNSRYSHDVHCLIRYMLEPDPDIRPDIYQVSHFAFKLARKDCPVQNVHSSQIPATLPEPIRASEAVAKKSQTKARLTDPIPTMETSIAPRQRPKAGQAQPVAGMLPIQPALTPRKRANAPAGPAQPISMNIASQPQKPQQPGPVSQQQATPASIQATPTPPQATPQQGQLFVQPQAAGFYPPQQLSPQVQNLYPPHRQSTNSPAPSATSAQARTKAKAPHPPSPLLNPQHTPPPATVQARTKAMAPAPPVQYSQTAPGHTKIKAMAPPPPIQQQLPVANLLASSPPSFKASPPSPPVLQGAPAPDMNSEEMPFAGGRSGHKVGSLTPPSSPKVASRGGHRRILSDVTHSAIFGVPVSKSTQLLQAAAAEASLNKSKSASTTPSGSPRSSQQSVYPAGEVGTQSAAPKADAGAQPSWNPFGDDNFSKLTAEELLNKDFAKLDAKPPEKSSTENLISGLQPAVPNKGFPQCTVEKLIEGLKSPEPSSSSSSSLLIPDIPLNDPFSPADSSRAGMDTLIPGLESLHTDPVLPDALGGGESLLGGPLLSHSSSGVQVLPSPMSSTPAQSLEQFIPAPLASAQLQPAPDQNPDSQFDPIPVLISKTPSQEAKGKTNGYGELLGDEAENPTEDWMHSSDEDDEDEDERTGDARPSEASSLDCSGSRPLLQDFEEDEEQELDASGNLQTSSNLEPSDVPQSPLITHLPSQNHLIQLSEPDADVFSKAPFRVVQEDDSDVDVFANAPFPRPQASSQQPDVFLQAPFGKKKETWGTVYTHPVPQAGMQRSNMVPFNHGSHDQSVLDQVAPLPFRPQALAKYSRHYEGPEVNSDDPFLSAPFHRKGPQEKH
- the aak1a gene encoding AP2-associated protein kinase 1 isoform X5: MKKFFDSRREAVSSGPGSGGAGAGGGAGSGGGGAFIGRVFTIGRYQVTVEETVAEGGFAIVFLVRTHQAVRCALKRMYVNNEHDLQVCKREIQIMRDLVGNKNIVGYLDSSITAVGSGDVWEVLILMDFCRGGQVVNLMNQRLQTGFSESEVLQIFCDTCEAVARLHQRKSPIVHRDLKVENILLHDRGHYVLCDFGSATNRFQDPQAEGAAAVEEEIKKYTTLSYRAPEMVNLYSGKVISTKADIWALGCLLYKLCFFTLPFGESQVAICDGSFTIPDNSRYSHDVHCLIRYMLEPDPDIRPDIYQVSHFAFKLARKDCPVQNVHSSQIPATLPEPIRASEAVAKKSQTKARLTDPIPTMETSIAPRQRPKAGQAQPVAGMLPIQPALTPRKRANAPAGPAQPISMNIASQPQKPQQPGPVSQQQATPASIQATPTPPQATPQQGQLFVQPQAAGFYPPQQLSPQVQNLYPPHRQSTNSPAPSATSAQARTKAKAPHPPSPLLNPQHTPPPATVQARTKAMAPAPPVQYSQTAPGHTKIKAMAPPPPIQQQLPVANLLASSPPSFKASPPSPPVLQGAPAPDMNSEEMPFAGGRSGHKVGSLTPPSSPKVASRGGHRRILSDVTHSAIFGVPVSKSTQLLQAAAAEASLNKSKSASTTPSGSPRSSQQSVYPAGEVGTQSAAPKADAGAQPSWNPFGDDNFSKLTAEELLNKDFAKLDAKPPEKSSTENLISGLQPAVPNKGFPQCTVEKLIEGLKSPEPSSSSSSSLLIPDIPLNDPFSPADSSRAGMDTLIPGLESLHTDPVLPAPDQNPDSQFDPIPVLISKTPSQEAKGKTNGYGELLGDEAENPTEDWMHSSDEDDEDEDERTGDARPSEASSLDCSGSRPLLQDFEEDEEQELDASGNLQTSSNLEPSDVPQSPLITHLPSQNHLIQLSEPDADVFSKAPFRVVQEDDSDVDVFANAPFPRPQASSQQPDVFLQAPFGKKKETWGTVYTHPVPQAGMQRSNMVPFNHGSHDQSVLDQVAPLPFRPQALAKYSRHYEGPEVNSDDPFLSAPFHRKGPQEKH